One genomic region from Microtus ochrogaster isolate Prairie Vole_2 unplaced genomic scaffold, MicOch1.0 UNK46, whole genome shotgun sequence encodes:
- the LOC101996667 gene encoding taste receptor type 2 member 140-like, with protein MKVIVEYLLLIILGVEIIIGSLGNGFIILVSIMNWGKRRKISTVDKIFTALAISRLAFMWSLVIVLLIYELYPSLGTSGRILRISNFSWTVVNHFSIWLATCLSIFYFLKIASFSNSMFLFLKWRAKKVVSMTLLVSLLFLFMNLKVINAYIAIWIDGYKANMSYSSDPNDYGQFPRLLTLTNTMFTFTPFIVSLTTLLLLIFSLWRHLKNMQDNNKGYRDVSTTAHIKALQMVVTFLSLYTIFFLALVMQSLKNDIHLKSLLNLIFDGAALGFPSGHSCVLILGNTKLRQAFLSMMWWLR; from the coding sequence ATGAAAGTTATTGTAGAGTACCTATTACTAATCATTTTAGGTGTGGAAATCATTATAGGGAGTTTAGGAAACGGATTCATAATATTGGTGAGCATCATGAATTggggcaaaagaagaaagatctcTACAGTGGATAAGATCTTCACTGCTCTGGCTATCTCCAGACTTGCTTTTATGTGGTCACTGGTCATAGTTTTATTGATATATGAGCTGTATCCATCCTTAGGGACAAGTGGAAGAATTTTGAGAATAAGTAATTTTTCCTGGACAGTGGTCAATCATTTCAGCATCTGGCTTGCTACATGTCTCAGCATATTTTATTTCCTCAAGATAGCCAGCTTTTCCAATTCAATGTTTCTCTTCCTAAAGTGGAGAGCAAAAAAAGTTGTTTCAATGACACTACTGGtgtctcttcttttcttgtttatgaaTCTTAAAGTCATAAATGCATATATTGCTATCTGGATTGATGGATATAAAGCAAATATGTCCTACAGTTCTGATCCAAATGACTATGGACAGTTTCCTAGGCTTCTGACACTCACCAACACTATGTTCACATTCACACCTTTCATTGTGTCCCTAACAACTTTactcttgctcatcttctccctgtggAGACATCTGAAGAACATGCAGGACAATAACAAAGGATACAGAGATGTCAGCACCACAGCCCACATAAAGGCCCTGCAAATGGTGGTCACCTTCCTGTCACTATATACTATTTTCTTTCTGGCACTTGTTATGCAGTCTTTGAAAAATGATAtccatttaaaaagtttattaaatttgatttttgatggtGCCGCACTTGGTTTTCCATCAGGCCACTCCTGTGTCCTAATTCTGGGAAACACTAAGCTCAGACAGGCTTTTCTGTCCATGATGTGGTGGTTAAGGTAA
- the LOC113455458 gene encoding taste receptor type 2 member 140-like: MSVVLRAIIIIILSVELLMGNLGNVFIVLVNIKNWVKRRTISTTDQILMALAISRIAFLWSMVTTVLIYVMKQATIITKNLIRMIDIQLAITNHFSIWLATVLSIFYFLKIANYSNFIFLYLKWRVKKVVSVTLLASLLLLFLNILVINRYIDVWIDGHEANTSYSVILSKSTQVSRLILITTAMFTLIPFTMCLITFLLLIFSLWRHLKNIHYNAKGSRDVSTRAHIKTLQTVVTFLLLYTSFFLSVLLQFWKAGFQKKSPIVLFLFGIGIAFPSVHSWILILGNTPLRQACFSMLWWLMCRSKDAEHLDP; this comes from the coding sequence ATGAGTGTTGTCCTACGTGCCATAATCATAATAATTTTAAGTGTCGAGCTCTTAATGGGAAATTTAGGAAATGTATTCATAGTGCTGGTGAACATCAAGAACTGGGTCAAGAGGAGAACAATTTCTACAACGGACCAAATCCTCATGGCTCTTGCCATCTCTAGAATTGCTTTTTTGTGGTCAATGGTCACAACTGTATTGATATATGTGATGAAACAAGCTACAATTATAACTAAAAATCTTATTAGAATGATTGATATACAGTTGGCAATAACCAACCATTTCAGTATCTGGCTTGCTACAGTCCTCAGCATCTTTTACTTTCTTAAGATAGCCAAttattcaaactttatttttctatatctaAAGTGGAGAGTTAAAAAAGTGGTTTCAGTAACACTTCTTGCATCTTtgctccttttgtttttaaacattctaGTCATAAACAGATATATTGATGTCTGGATTGATGGTCATGAAGCAAATACATCCTACAGTGTTATCTTAAGTAAATCTACTCAGGTTTCCAGGCTTATATTAATCACCACAGCTATGTTCACACTCATCCCCTTTACTATGTGTCTGATAACTTTCctcctgctcatcttctccctgtggAGACATCTGAAGAACATACATTACAATGCCAAAGGCTCCAGAGATGTCAGTACCCGAGCACACATAAAGACCCTGCAAACTGTGGTCACCTTCCTGCTATTATatacttctttcttcctgtcagtTCTTTTACAATTCTGGAAGGCTGGCTTTCAGAAGAAATCTccgattgttttgtttttatttggtataGGAATTGCTTTTCCCTCAGTACACTCCTGGATCTTAATTCTGGGAAACACTCCTCTGAGACAGGCATGCTTTTCTATGCTCTGGTGGCTGATGTGCAGGTCCAAAGATGCTGAGCACTTGGATCCCTAA